A single region of the Streptomyces caelestis genome encodes:
- a CDS encoding acyl-CoA dehydrogenase family protein: MARLAQTAGLTDIQQEILSTVRDFVDKEILPVATELEHRDEYPQQIVDGLKELGLFGLMIPEEYGGLGESLLTYALCVEEIARGWMSVSGIINTHFIVAYMLKQHGTQEQKDHFLPRMAAGDIRGAFSMSEPGLGSDVSAITSKAVKDGDAYVLNGQKMWLTNGGTSSLVAVLVRSDEGHPESTAPHKSMTTFLVEKEPGFGEVRPGLTIPGKIDKMGYKGVDTTELIMDGLRIPADRVLGGVTGRGFYQMMDGVEVGRVNVAARGCGVAQRAFELGVQYAQQRHTFGKPIAQHQAIQFKLAEMATKVEAAHAMMVNAARKKDSGERNDLEAGMAKYLASEYCKEVVEDSFRIHGGYGFSKEYEIERLYREAPMLLIGEGTAEIQKMIIGRRLLEEYRFQG; the protein is encoded by the coding sequence ATGGCGCGACTCGCCCAGACCGCCGGTCTGACCGACATCCAGCAGGAGATCCTCTCCACCGTCCGCGACTTCGTGGACAAGGAGATCCTCCCGGTCGCGACCGAGCTGGAGCACCGCGACGAGTACCCGCAGCAGATCGTGGACGGCCTCAAGGAGTTGGGCCTGTTCGGCCTGATGATCCCCGAGGAGTACGGGGGGCTGGGCGAGTCGCTCCTGACGTACGCGCTGTGCGTGGAGGAGATCGCCCGCGGGTGGATGTCGGTGTCCGGCATCATCAACACGCACTTCATCGTGGCGTACATGCTCAAGCAGCACGGCACGCAGGAGCAGAAGGACCACTTCCTGCCGAGGATGGCGGCCGGCGACATCCGTGGCGCGTTCTCGATGTCGGAGCCGGGTCTCGGCTCGGACGTGTCGGCGATCACGTCGAAGGCGGTGAAGGACGGCGACGCGTACGTCCTGAACGGCCAGAAGATGTGGCTGACCAACGGCGGTACGTCGTCTCTGGTGGCCGTTCTGGTCCGAAGTGACGAAGGTCACCCCGAGAGCACCGCGCCCCACAAGTCGATGACGACCTTCCTGGTCGAGAAGGAGCCGGGCTTCGGCGAGGTCCGCCCCGGCCTCACCATCCCCGGCAAGATCGACAAGATGGGGTACAAGGGCGTCGACACCACCGAACTCATCATGGATGGCCTGCGCATTCCTGCCGATCGTGTGCTCGGCGGGGTCACCGGGCGTGGTTTCTACCAGATGATGGACGGCGTCGAGGTGGGCCGCGTCAACGTGGCGGCGCGTGGCTGTGGCGTCGCCCAGCGTGCGTTCGAGCTGGGTGTCCAGTACGCGCAGCAGCGTCACACCTTCGGGAAGCCGATCGCCCAGCACCAGGCGATCCAGTTCAAGCTGGCGGAGATGGCTACCAAGGTCGAGGCCGCGCATGCGATGATGGTGAACGCAGCACGCAAAAAGGACTCCGGTGAGCGAAACGACCTCGAGGCTGGGATGGCGAAGTATCTCGCCTCCGAGTACTGCAAGGAGGTCGTGGAGGACTCCTTCCGGATCCACGGCGGCTACGGCTTCTCCAAGGAGTACGAGATCGAGCGCCTCTACCGTGAGGCACCGATGCTGCTGATCGGTGAAGGTACCGCCGAGATCCAGAAAATGATCATCGGCCGGAGACTGCTCGAAGAGTATCGATTCCAGGGCTAG
- the pssA gene encoding CDP-diacylglycerol--serine O-phosphatidyltransferase — MPLSLRLSIADTLTLGNATCGFMAVYFTTTGILIPHLTGSQETGMARHSAATAVILMLCAAVFDLFDGLVARKLRSSPMGAELDNLSDLISFGLAPAYFVLVYGMVADDAHQRVAAVGAIVVLLAVVLRLARFSCVTVKDGTFQGMPSPFGALTVVSIVLLELPFVATLLAILGTAWLMVSRVEYPKPRGRLAVAMLSWIVLGMGLMAAWAFDAPGGQLLLQTGCALQLVMGAVIPLFATARRVNNFRDNRREARAAQLP; from the coding sequence ATGCCCCTCTCCCTTCGCCTCTCGATAGCGGACACCCTGACGCTCGGCAACGCCACGTGCGGCTTCATGGCGGTGTACTTCACCACCACCGGCATCCTGATCCCGCACCTCACGGGCAGCCAGGAGACCGGCATGGCCCGCCACAGCGCGGCCACGGCGGTCATCCTGATGCTCTGCGCGGCGGTCTTCGACCTCTTCGACGGCTTGGTGGCGCGCAAGCTGCGCTCCTCCCCCATGGGCGCGGAGCTGGACAACCTCTCCGACCTGATCAGCTTCGGGCTGGCGCCGGCGTACTTCGTGCTGGTGTACGGAATGGTCGCGGACGACGCGCACCAGCGGGTGGCGGCGGTCGGGGCGATCGTCGTGCTGCTGGCGGTGGTGCTGCGGCTTGCCCGGTTCTCGTGCGTCACGGTCAAGGACGGCACCTTCCAGGGCATGCCGTCGCCCTTCGGCGCGCTGACGGTCGTGTCCATCGTGTTGCTGGAGCTGCCCTTCGTGGCGACACTGCTGGCGATCCTGGGGACGGCGTGGTTGATGGTGTCCCGTGTGGAATACCCCAAACCCCGGGGTCGACTCGCGGTGGCGATGCTGTCGTGGATCGTGCTGGGCATGGGCCTGATGGCGGCCTGGGCCTTCGACGCGCCGGGCGGGCAGTTGCTGCTGCAGACGGGATGCGCGCTTCAGCTGGTCATGGGGGCGGTGATTCCGCTGTTCGCGACGGCTCGGCGGGTGAACAACTTCCGTGACAATCGGCGGGAGGCGCGGGCGGCGCAGCTGCCGTAG
- a CDS encoding MaoC family dehydratase gives MQFGRTYEEFEVGATYKHWPGKTVTEYDDHLFCLLTMNHHPLHMDANYAEQTTDFGRNVVVGNYIYSLLLGMSVPDVSGKAIANLEIESLRHVAPTFHGDTIYGETTVLDKWPSKSKNDRGIVHVETKGYKQDGTLVCVFRRKVMVPTETYIKERGGEQPGRPQLREQEK, from the coding sequence ATGCAGTTCGGACGCACCTACGAGGAGTTCGAGGTCGGGGCGACGTACAAGCACTGGCCGGGCAAGACGGTCACCGAGTACGACGACCACCTGTTCTGTCTCCTCACCATGAACCACCACCCGCTCCACATGGACGCGAACTACGCGGAGCAGACGACGGACTTCGGCAGGAACGTCGTCGTCGGGAACTACATCTACTCGCTGCTGCTCGGCATGTCCGTGCCGGACGTCTCCGGCAAGGCGATCGCCAACCTGGAGATCGAGTCGCTCAGGCACGTGGCGCCGACCTTCCACGGCGACACGATCTACGGCGAGACGACCGTGCTCGACAAGTGGCCGTCGAAGTCGAAGAACGACCGCGGCATCGTCCACGTCGAGACCAAGGGCTACAAGCAGGACGGCACGCTGGTCTGCGTGTTCCGCCGCAAGGTGATGGTGCCGACCGAGACGTACATCAAGGAGCGCGGCGGCGAGCAGCCCGGCCGGCCGCAGCTGAGGGAGCAGGAGAAGTAG
- a CDS encoding phosphatidylserine decarboxylase, translating to MPHSQTSAPRDSRAGVRLARGASPWLLPTVATAALSLARARRSGAAKAVAVPATALAAGMLWFFRDPEREIAQGRVISPADGVVQSIMPWKDGRTRVAIFMSPLNVHVNRAPLAGTVTSVEHVPGGFVPAFNKESENNERVVWHFDTELGDIEMIQIAGAVARRIVPYVPQGTKVEQGERIGLIRFGSRVDLYLPEGVEVAVEVGQKTVAGVTRIDRD from the coding sequence ATGCCCCACAGCCAAACCTCTGCACCTCGCGACAGCCGGGCCGGCGTACGCCTCGCGCGCGGAGCATCGCCGTGGCTCCTTCCGACCGTCGCCACCGCAGCCCTCAGCCTGGCCCGTGCCCGCCGCTCGGGCGCCGCCAAGGCCGTCGCCGTTCCCGCCACCGCGCTCGCGGCGGGAATGCTGTGGTTCTTCCGCGACCCGGAGCGCGAGATCGCCCAGGGCCGGGTCATCTCGCCCGCCGACGGTGTGGTGCAGAGCATCATGCCGTGGAAGGACGGCCGCACCCGCGTCGCGATCTTCATGAGCCCGCTCAACGTCCACGTCAACCGCGCGCCGCTGGCCGGCACGGTGACGTCCGTCGAGCACGTGCCCGGTGGCTTCGTTCCCGCCTTCAACAAGGAGAGCGAGAACAACGAGCGCGTCGTCTGGCACTTCGACACCGAGCTCGGTGACATCGAGATGATCCAGATCGCCGGCGCGGTGGCCCGCCGCATCGTCCCGTACGTGCCGCAGGGCACCAAGGTCGAGCAGGGCGAGCGGATCGGCCTGATCAGGTTCGGCTCGCGTGTCGACCTCTACCTGCCCGAGGGTGTGGAGGTCGCGGTCGAGGTGGGACAGAAGACCGTGGCTGGGGTGACTCGCATTGACCGTGATTGA